A genomic segment from Rutidosis leptorrhynchoides isolate AG116_Rl617_1_P2 unplaced genomic scaffold, CSIRO_AGI_Rlap_v1 contig543, whole genome shotgun sequence encodes:
- the LOC139884372 gene encoding zinc finger protein CONSTANS-LIKE 5-like: MGIGIECMKSAWIGASSSKRCDSCKPSPAAVFCRADSAFLCLNCDYRIHVATRHGRVWMCEVCEQAPASVTCKADAAALCVSCDDDIHSANPLASRHERVPVEPFYDSAETIIKSSHFSHNGGSDDFICTVPDGDLEPGSWLLPQNPNPNPAVVSKFGPDNNNNNNSVCEMKMGGDMFFSEMDPFMDFDYPNQFQNSVATDSVVPVQVQTKLTATVPVINSNENCFDIDFCRNKLSTFSYTNQSLSQSVSSSSLDVGVVPEGNSMSDISYPFAGTNSVLSAGTTTTTNQATPLSGTDREARVMRYREKRKNRKFEKTIRYASRKAYAETRPRIKGRFAKRTKMDSEMDRLYGSMEYGIVPSY, translated from the exons ATGGGAATCGGAATAGAGTGCATGAAGAGCGCGTGGATCGGAGCGTCTTCTTCGAAGCGCTGTGACTCATGCAAGCCATCTCCGGCAGCCGTCTTCTGCCGCGCCGACTCGGCTTTCTTGTGCCTGAATTGCGATTACAGGATCCATGTGGCCACACGCCACGGGCGCGTGTGGATGTGTGAGGTCTGCGAGCAAGCCCCAGCTTCCGTCACCTGCAAGGCCGATGCGGCGGCTCTCTGTGTCAGTTGCGACGACGACATCCACTCCGCTAATCCGCTCGCCAGTCGCCACGAGCGAGTTCCGGTCGAGCCGTTTTATGATTCGGCTGAGACTATAATCAAGTCTTCTCATTTCTCCCACAATGGAGGATCTGATGATTTCATCTGTACTGTCCCGGACGGTGATTTGGAGCCCGGTTCGTGGTTGCTGCCTCAGAACCCGAATCCCAACCCGGCTGTTGTTTCGAAATTCGGGccggacaataataataataataactctgtaTGTGAAATGAAAATGGGAGGGGATATGTTTTTCTCTGAAATGGATCCGTTTATGGATTTTGATTACCCGAATCAGTTCCAGAATTCGGTTGCGACAGATAGTGTGGTACCGGTTCAAGTTCAGACCAAACTGACGGCAACAGTTCCGGTCATCAATAGCAATGAAAACTGCTTCGACATTGATTTCTGTAGAAACAAGCTTTCTACTTTCAGTTACACGAACCAGTCTCTTAGCCAAAGC GTCTCATCGTCTTCCTTAGATGTTGGGGTGGTTCCAGAAGGGAATTCCATGTCTGATATTTCATACCCTTTCGCCGGAACCAATTCGGTTTTATCGGCCGGGACCACCACGACGACAAACCAAGCCACGCCATTAAGTGGAACGGATCGCGAAGCTAGAGTTATGAGGTACAGAGAGAAGAGAAAAAACCGAAAATTCGAAAAGACCATACGCTATGCTTCGCGCAAGGCGTACGCCGAGACCAGACCGAGAATCAAAGGCCGGTTCGCTAAACGAACCAAAATGGATTCAGAAATGGACCGGCTTTACGGCTCGATGGAGTACGGCATCGTTCCATCTTATTGA